The Malus domestica chromosome 13, GDT2T_hap1 genome includes a window with the following:
- the LOC103416732 gene encoding nuclear transport factor 2-like — MATPYAFPVTAAQVGTYFVTQYYQVLQQQPDFVHQFYSEASTMVRADGNSRATAVAMQQIHDLVMSLNLTGFEINKANSLESWNGGVLVLVEGYLEMKTFTGKRKFAQTFFLAPQERGFFVLNDIFHFVDEEPIHQHPAVLLAQNNLDAKLSASATIPHPVANYYLGEEIQTRDFVAPAVKENGPVEHYGFAEQQLQQVVETENLLDDGAVEQSNGSLQSTPNTVQDHLHASVEESIGEPQKQTYASILRVAKGQPVPSVTPHHSSNKSAPMASEWNHYPQSSAQQPISPSNTFEGPVEETADEVAAPEDEGEIKSVYVRNLPTTVSPSEVEEEFVNFGKLKQPEGVVIRSRKDVGVCYAFVEFEDITGVQNAVKAGSVQIAGRQVYIEERRPNSNIPSRVGRRGRGRGSYQAEAPRGRFGSRGFWRGGGYDGGDQEYSRPRGNGYYRSSPRQDTGNSGYQSSRSGQNSSEFTN; from the exons ATGGCCACCCCCTATGCCTTTCCCGTCACTGCTGCTcag GTTGGGACGTACTTTGTGACACAGTACTACCAAGTGCTTCAGCAGCAGCCGGACTTCGTGCACCAGTTCTACTCCGAGGCCAGCACTATGGTTCGTGCCGATGGGAATTCCAGAGCCACCGCCGTCGCAATGCAG CAAATCCATGATCTTGTTATGTCACTTAATCTGACTGGATTTGAAATCAACAAAGCAAATTCCTTGGAATCCTGGAATGGAGGTGTTCTTGTGCTGGTTGAAGGCTACCTTGAAATGAAAACTTTCACTGGGAAGAGGAAATTTGCTCAAACGTTTTTCCTTGCACCTCAGGAGAGAGGTTTTTTCGTGCTGAATGATATATTTCACTTCGTTGATGAGGAACCGATTCATCAACATCCAGCAGTCTTATTAGCCCAAAACAATCTCGATGCCAAGCTAAGTGCTTCTGCTACAATTCCGCATCCAG TGGCTAACTATTATCTGGGTGAAGAAATTCAGACAAGAGACTTTGTGGCTCCTGCTGTCAAAGAAAATGGACCAGTTGAACATTATGGTTTTGCCGAGCAGCAGTTGCAGCAAGTTGTTGAAACTGAGAACTTGTTGGATGATGGTGCTGTAGAACAATCAAATGGTTCACTTCAAAGCACGCCGAATACCGTACAAGATCACCTGCATGCATCTGTTGAGGAATCTATTGGAGAGCCCCAAAAGCAGACCTATGCTTCTATA TTACGCGTTGCTAAAGGACAACCTGTGCCTTCTGTAACTCCCCACCATTCATCTAACAAAAGTGCACCAATGGCTTCAGAGTGGAATCACTATCCTCAGTCCTCTGCTCAGCAGCCCATTTCACCATCTAATACATTTGAAGGGCCTGTAGAAGAGACAGCAGATGAAGTTGctgccccagaagatgaag GCGAAATAAAGTCTGTTTATGTAAGAAACTTGCCGACTACTGTTTCCCCGTCTGAAGTTGAGGaggaatttgtgaattttggaaAACTCAAGCAGCCTGAAGGAGTGGTTATTAGAAGTCGCAAG GATGTTGGTGTTTGCTATGCGTTTGTTGAATTTGAAGATATTACCGGTGTGCAGAATGCCGTCAAG GCTGGTAGTGTTCAGATTGCTGGACGACAAGTATACATTGAAGAGCGGAGACCAAACAGCAACATCCCGTCTCGAGTGGGAA GAAGGGGAAGAGGAAGGGGCAGCTACCAAGCAGAGGCACCGAGAGGTCGTTTTGGCTCGCGGGGTTTTTGGAGGGGAGGTGGCTATGATGGAGGTGACCAGGAGTACAGTCGACCGAGGGGAAATGGCTACTATCGGTCAAGTCCTCGACAAGACACAGGGAACTCGGGTTATCAATCATCAAGAAGCGGACAAAATTCATCGGAGTTCACTAATTAA
- the LOC114820392 gene encoding uncharacterized protein, with protein MKLLVYSCCDMEDLRNSVAPLKSSYKHDHDSMLETAPSFSIFNEASEFRDEMILRQDSKQEPLGRTTKVGDSIDVTWSGGFSFEKMGWIEEKEEEEDLKAIGTLRIDEVKGPASPPLCLATGLGVGGAGYGCDAWDNDLTTENVDESDNPEEYYKRMVDEYPCHPLFLRKYGQALEAKGDFDGAEDFYFRATLANPGDGEALCQYAKLVWQLQRDQDKAVSYFERAAQASPHDINILAAYASFLWEIEDDSEEDEACRGQIEIQDVTGDGVPDTAAAGSRSDDPEENYKMMIEENPNNALLLRNYAQFLWRSKGDLQGAEEYYLQAILADPGGGEIMAQYATLEWEPHHDSKRALSYFERAAQTNPEDSYMLAAYAHVLWDHEEEDEDSVTQAHVQAPLVQGGAQSVGNA; from the exons ATG AAACTACTAGTCTATAGTTGTTGTGACATGGAAGATTTAAGGAATTCAGTTGCACCATTAAAGTCTTCATATAAACATGATCACGACTCAATGCTGGAAACAGCTCCTTCTTTTTCGATATTTAACGAAGCAAGTGAGTTTCGTGATGAAATGATTCTGAGGCAGGATTCGAAACAAGAACCACTAGGGAGGACTACTAAAGTAGGAGATAGCATAGACGTGACCTGGAGTGGAGGCTTCAGCTTTGAGAAGATGGGATGGATTGaggagaaagaggaagaggaagatttGAAGGCGATCGGGACTTTGCGCATTGATGAAGTAAAAGGACCTGCCAGTCCTCCCTTGTGTCTTGCAACAGGGCTTGGGGTTGGTGGTGCTGGTTATGGTTGTGATGCTTGGGATAATGATTTAACTACGGAAAATGTCGATGAGAGCGACAATCCCGAAGAGTATTATAAGAGGATGGTTGATGAATATCCCTGCCACCCTTTGTTCCTCAGGAAGTATGGTCAAGCTTTAGAG GCTAAGGGAGATTTCGATGGAGCTGAAGATTTCTATTTCCGTGCTACACTAGCGAATCCTGGAGATGGTGAGGCTTTATGTCAATATGCTAAGCTGGTTTGGCAGCTTCAACGTGACCAAGATAAAGCCGTGAGTTACTTTGAACGTGCAGCTCAGGCTAGTCCTCACGACAT CAATATTCTTGCAGCATATGCTAGTTTTCTTTGGGAAATAGAGGATGACtcggaagaagatgaagcatgtcGTGGTCAGATTGAG ATTCAGGATGTCACGGGCGATGGTGTGCCTGATACGGCAGCAGCTGGCTCAAGGAGTGACGACCCTGAGGAGAATTACAAGATGATGATTGAAGAGAACCCCAACAACGCTTTGTTGCTAAGAAATTATGCTCAGTTCTTGTGGCGG TCCAAGGGAGACCTTCAAGGTGCAGAAGAGTACTATTTGCAGGCGATACTAGCTGATCCTGGGGGCGGTGAAATCATGGCTCAATATGCAACACTGGAATGGGAACCTCATCACGACAGTAAGAGGGCACTGTCGTACTTTGAGCGAGCAGCTCAAACTAATCCCGAAGATAG CTATATGCTTGCGGCGTATGCTCATGTCCTCTGGGaccatgaagaagaagatgaggacaGCGTAACGCAAGCTCATGTCCAAGCGCCTCTTGTACAAGGAGGAGCCCAGAGCGTTGGAAACGCCTGA